A window of Geothrix edaphica genomic DNA:
CAACGAGCCCACGGCGGCGGCCCTGGCCTACGGGTTCAACAAGAAGGGCCTCAAGCAGATCCTGGCCATCTACGACTTCGGCGGCGGCACCTTCGACTTCACCCTGATGGAGATGAACGACGGCGTCTTCGAGGTGCTGGCCACCAGCGGCGACACCTTCCTCGGAGGCGAGGACATCGACCTGGCCATCCAGAACTGGCTGGTGGAGCAGTTCCGCGAGAAGACCGGCATCGACCTGTCCTCGGACCGCATGGCCCTCCAGCGGCTGAAGGAGGCCAGCGAGAAGGCCAAGTGCGAGCTGTCCACCCTGGATCGCGTCGAGATCCGCCTGCCCTTCATCGCCCAGGCTCCCGGCGGCCCTCAGCACCTCGAAGCCACCCTCACCCGCGAGCAGCTCGAGGGGATGGCCCGGGGGCTGGTGGAGCAGACCCTGGTTCCCATCAAGGACGCGCTCGAGCAGGGCGGCAAGACGCCGCGGCAGATTGACGAGGTGATCCTCGTGGGCGGGCAGACCCGCATGCCGCTGGTGCAGCGGCTGGTGAAGGACTTCTTCGGCAAGGAACCCAACCGGAGCATCAACCCCGACGAGGTGGTGGCCACGGGCGCGTCCATCCAGGGCGCCGTGCTCAAGGGCGATATCAAGGACCTGGTGCTGCTGGACGTCACGCCGCTCTCCCTCGGCATCGAGACCCAGGGCGGCGGCTTCGTGAAGATCATCCAGCGCAACGCCACCATCCCCACCCGGGACTCCCGCACCTTCACCACGGTCACGGACAACCAGAACCGGGTGGAGATCCACGTTCTGCAGGGCGAGCGCGAGCTGGCCGAGCACAACAAGAGCCTGGGCCGCTTCGACCTCATCAACCTGCCGCCCCTGCCCAAGGGCGTGCCGCAAATTGAAGTCGCCTTCGACATCGACTCCAACGGCATCGTGAAGGTGTCAGCCCGCGATCTCATGACTGGCCTGGAGCAGGGCCTGAGCATCCGCCCCAGCTCCGGCCTCTCCGAGCTGGAGATCCAGCGCATGATCCGCGAGGCCCTGGCCAACGCCGAGACCGACGTGAAGAAGCGCGACGCGCTGAAGTACATCGCCTCGGCCGAGGGGCTGATCTTCTCCTGTGACAAGAGCTTCGCCGAATGCGGCAAGTACCTCCCCGAGGACCAGCAGATCATGATCCGGGACGTGCTCACCCGGGCCCGGCAGGCCGTGGCCGCCCAGGATCCCGCCGCCCTGCGCGCCTGCGAGGGGCAGCTGCTGGAGGCCCAGAACCTGCTGACCGATGCCGTCCTGGCCGCCAGTGAGGCCATGATGGCGTCCCTGGACGGCGAGGACGAGGGCGCGGGACCCAACTAGGCCCGAGCTATCGGCTATCCTGGAACCCAGGATGGGTGCATGAAGCGTGACTACTACGAAGTGCTCGGCGTGTCGAAGGAAGCCGGGGCGGATGAACTGAAGAAGGCCTATCGCAAGCTGGCCATGGA
This region includes:
- the dnaK gene encoding molecular chaperone DnaK; the protein is MAGKLIGIDLGTTNSCVCVMESGDSRVIPNREGSRTTPSVVAFTDKGDVLVGHIAKRQAVTNPQRTLFAVKRLIGQRFQAPKVQEAVNRLPFPVVSAPNGDAWLRVGERDYAPPEVTAIVLRSLKQAAEAFLHEEVTDAVITVPAYFDDAQRQATKDAGKIAGLNVQRIINEPTAAALAYGFNKKGLKQILAIYDFGGGTFDFTLMEMNDGVFEVLATSGDTFLGGEDIDLAIQNWLVEQFREKTGIDLSSDRMALQRLKEASEKAKCELSTLDRVEIRLPFIAQAPGGPQHLEATLTREQLEGMARGLVEQTLVPIKDALEQGGKTPRQIDEVILVGGQTRMPLVQRLVKDFFGKEPNRSINPDEVVATGASIQGAVLKGDIKDLVLLDVTPLSLGIETQGGGFVKIIQRNATIPTRDSRTFTTVTDNQNRVEIHVLQGERELAEHNKSLGRFDLINLPPLPKGVPQIEVAFDIDSNGIVKVSARDLMTGLEQGLSIRPSSGLSELEIQRMIREALANAETDVKKRDALKYIASAEGLIFSCDKSFAECGKYLPEDQQIMIRDVLTRARQAVAAQDPAALRACEGQLLEAQNLLTDAVLAASEAMMASLDGEDEGAGPN